The following are from one region of the Phormidium sp. PBR-2020 genome:
- a CDS encoding cell division protein SepF: protein MSNIFSKLRDFINPDEPVDYQYDYDDMEGNSPAYQPLYPSESNASAPNTDVSSTGTRLRDRSPLSSSAGLTPPPPQRGSSMNSGMSNVIGLPGAASGISEVVVMEPRTFEEMPQAIQALRERKSVVLNLTVMDPDQAQRAVDFIAGGTFALDGHQERIGESIFLFTPSCVQVSTQSGVVRDVMQPHLQAPSSSNAGQSSNSGSTPSWVPDFGRVAQS from the coding sequence ATGAGCAATATTTTTTCAAAGCTACGGGATTTCATCAATCCGGACGAGCCGGTTGATTATCAGTACGACTATGACGATATGGAGGGCAATAGCCCCGCTTATCAGCCCCTCTATCCCAGTGAAAGTAACGCATCGGCTCCCAACACCGATGTCAGCAGTACCGGGACTCGTTTACGCGATCGCTCGCCCCTAAGCAGTTCCGCCGGCTTAACGCCTCCCCCTCCTCAGCGGGGTTCAAGTATGAATTCAGGAATGAGTAACGTGATTGGATTACCTGGCGCAGCAAGTGGCATTTCCGAAGTTGTGGTGATGGAACCCCGCACCTTTGAAGAGATGCCCCAAGCCATTCAAGCTTTACGGGAACGGAAATCGGTTGTCCTCAACCTGACGGTGATGGACCCGGATCAAGCTCAGCGAGCGGTGGACTTCATCGCTGGGGGAACCTTCGCCCTGGACGGTCATCAAGAACGCATTGGCGAGAGTATTTTCCTCTTTACCCCCAGTTGCGTGCAGGTTAGCACCCAATCCGGTGTCGTGCGGGATGTGATGCAGCCCCATCTACAAGCCCCCAGTAGCAGCAATGCCGGGCAAAGTAGTAACAGCGGCTCAACCCCCAGTTGGGTTCCCGATTTCGGTCGCGTTGCCCAATCCTAA
- the mnmA gene encoding tRNA 2-thiouridine(34) synthase MnmA has product MTHSPKKVVVGLSGGVDSSTAAALLHHEGYDVVGLTLWLMKGKGQCCSEGMVDAAELCEQLGVPHHVVDSREVFENNIINYLVSGYSAGVTPLPCSQCNRAVKFGPMIDYAREELGVDKIATGHYAQVDFDEETGRYRLLRAVDRQKDQTYFLYDLSQEVLAHCVFPLGKYPKSETRRIAAEFNLLTAEKPESQDLCLVESHGSMKTFLEKYLAPKPGDIVDLDGKVLGRHDGIHNYTIGQRKGLGIAAAHPLYVVALDTGRNQVVVGDRASVHHPDCTVNRVNWVGMAAPSAPVRAQVQVRYRTRPAEATLVPLEGGRIQVKFDEPLFGITPGQAAVWYDGDVLLGGGIIESSDVVNPPVTLSERPSQSS; this is encoded by the coding sequence ATGACCCATTCCCCCAAAAAAGTTGTCGTCGGCCTATCCGGCGGAGTCGATAGCTCAACCGCTGCCGCCCTATTGCACCACGAAGGCTATGATGTGGTGGGATTGACCCTTTGGCTAATGAAGGGTAAAGGTCAATGCTGCTCAGAAGGAATGGTGGATGCCGCCGAACTCTGTGAACAGTTAGGCGTTCCCCATCATGTGGTGGACAGCCGCGAAGTCTTTGAAAACAACATTATCAACTATCTCGTCTCAGGCTATAGTGCCGGAGTCACCCCACTTCCCTGTTCCCAATGTAATCGGGCCGTCAAGTTTGGCCCCATGATTGACTATGCCCGTGAGGAATTGGGGGTTGACAAAATTGCCACCGGGCATTATGCCCAAGTCGATTTTGATGAAGAGACAGGCCGCTACCGCCTCTTACGGGCCGTTGACCGGCAAAAAGACCAAACCTATTTCCTCTATGACCTCTCCCAAGAGGTGTTGGCCCATTGTGTCTTCCCGCTGGGGAAATATCCCAAATCCGAAACTCGCCGCATCGCCGCTGAATTTAATCTCCTGACGGCGGAAAAGCCAGAAAGTCAGGATTTATGTTTAGTGGAGTCCCACGGGTCCATGAAAACCTTTCTAGAGAAATATCTTGCCCCCAAACCGGGAGATATTGTCGACCTCGATGGCAAGGTTTTGGGACGCCATGACGGGATTCATAACTACACCATTGGCCAACGCAAGGGCCTCGGGATTGCAGCGGCGCATCCTTTGTATGTGGTGGCGTTAGATACTGGGCGCAATCAAGTCGTGGTGGGCGATCGCGCCAGCGTTCACCATCCCGATTGTACCGTGAACCGGGTCAACTGGGTGGGCATGGCCGCCCCCTCCGCCCCAGTTCGCGCCCAAGTCCAAGTCCGCTACCGCACTCGTCCCGCCGAAGCCACCCTAGTTCCCTTAGAAGGGGGACGGATTCAGGTCAAGTTTGACGAACCCCTATTTGGGATTACCCCCGGCCAAGCCGCCGTCTGGTATGACGGGGATGTGCTACTCGGCGGAGGGATTATCGAATCCTCCGACGTGGTGAACCCCCCCGTCACCCTCTCAGAACGTCCCTCCCAATCCTCTTAG
- a CDS encoding N-6 DNA methylase, which produces MVNPNDVFTLHEVAEMLNVSAASVRNWLKLGYLEKTENNGISHDSLTTFQRDILGKEKLTQRANKSCKDSHHHEQLTQNILREVQRQKPGDDSLSQRYEVGLSQSYRNQEGIFYTPPEVVKRFFDYLPDDSFRFVFCDPCCGTGNFLIEAIKRGIKPSNIYGYDTDETAVAIARQRLTAFEGGNDVNLAVQDFLKLAAEHPEPQFDIIFTNPPWGKKLPKSERDHWALKFAVGTSKDTSALFFFASLRVLRSSGYLGFLVQEAFFNIANFERARQIALKQKIISLIDFGKPFKGLMTKAQGIILRRESPHLGDRLLSITSEAEYYLPQKTFSQNPKSIFNFTCSEQELRVIEHLFKQEHQTLAGSAQWGLGIVTGNNKKYCARERKEGYIPVYKGSDITKSGLKPPSCFIPRDFSQYQQVAPLSRYQAPEKLIYKFIASDLVFFHDTEQRFILNSANLLILNDKFPLSSQQLAELLNSRLMSWLFQRLFRTRKVLRGDLELLPIFVGYFDRYQQFCEQDFLNFLSLEEVLRGTYRVVEVKR; this is translated from the coding sequence GTGGTCAACCCCAACGATGTCTTTACCCTACATGAAGTCGCTGAGATGCTAAATGTCTCGGCGGCTTCTGTTCGTAATTGGCTTAAACTAGGATACTTAGAAAAAACGGAAAACAACGGCATCAGCCATGACTCCTTAACTACCTTTCAACGGGATATTCTCGGCAAGGAAAAACTCACCCAACGGGCGAATAAATCCTGCAAAGATAGCCATCATCATGAGCAGTTGACACAGAATATTTTGCGGGAGGTTCAGCGTCAAAAACCGGGCGATGACTCTCTTAGCCAGCGGTATGAGGTGGGTTTGTCTCAGTCCTATCGAAATCAAGAGGGCATTTTTTATACCCCTCCTGAGGTGGTGAAGCGTTTTTTTGATTATCTTCCCGATGATAGTTTCAGGTTCGTGTTTTGTGACCCCTGCTGTGGAACGGGGAACTTTTTAATTGAAGCCATTAAGCGGGGAATTAAACCGTCAAACATTTATGGCTATGATACTGATGAAACCGCCGTGGCGATCGCCCGCCAACGACTCACCGCCTTTGAGGGAGGAAATGACGTCAATCTCGCGGTTCAGGACTTCCTAAAACTCGCTGCTGAACATCCAGAACCCCAGTTTGATATTATCTTCACAAATCCCCCTTGGGGTAAAAAACTCCCCAAATCTGAACGAGACCACTGGGCGCTGAAATTCGCCGTAGGAACAAGCAAAGATACCAGCGCCCTCTTCTTTTTTGCGAGTCTAAGGGTTCTGCGATCGTCGGGATATTTAGGCTTCCTGGTCCAAGAAGCATTTTTCAACATTGCCAACTTTGAAAGGGCCCGTCAAATCGCCCTGAAGCAGAAAATCATCAGTTTAATTGATTTTGGCAAACCCTTTAAGGGATTGATGACTAAAGCCCAAGGGATTATCCTACGCCGCGAGAGTCCCCATTTGGGCGATCGCCTCTTATCAATCACCTCTGAGGCTGAGTATTATCTTCCTCAAAAGACCTTTTCTCAGAACCCCAAATCGATTTTTAATTTCACCTGTTCTGAGCAAGAGTTGAGAGTGATTGAACACTTATTCAAGCAAGAGCATCAAACATTGGCGGGGTCTGCCCAATGGGGGTTAGGGATTGTTACGGGCAATAATAAAAAGTATTGCGCCCGCGAAAGAAAAGAAGGGTATATCCCCGTTTATAAGGGGTCGGATATTACCAAATCTGGACTGAAACCCCCCTCCTGCTTTATTCCTAGGGACTTCTCACAGTATCAACAGGTCGCGCCCCTATCCCGATATCAAGCACCAGAAAAACTCATTTATAAATTCATCGCCTCAGACCTGGTATTTTTTCATGATACTGAACAGCGGTTTATTCTAAATAGTGCCAATTTGCTTATCCTTAACGATAAGTTTCCCTTGAGTTCACAGCAACTTGCGGAACTCTTAAATAGTCGCTTGATGAGTTGGTTGTTTCAGAGGCTATTTAGAACTCGTAAGGTGTTGAGGGGAGATTTGGAATTACTGCCGATTTTTGTAGGGTATTTTGATAGATATCAACAATTTTGTGAACAAGATTTTTTGAATTTCTTGTCTTTGGAGGAAGTTCTAAGGGGAACCTATCGAGTTGTAGAAGTAAAACGATAA
- a CDS encoding alpha,alpha-trehalase, protein MPLPPNSPRLQPVLAYIRDTWKTLTRTQAHILEAAQDTKIDRPPGSPWIVYISPQEDLDVVQTELKEILPPSELTQIELRILPPEMDQIEDHGLLYLPKSYVVPGGRFNELYGWDSYFIALGLLRDGELELAQNAVDLLVYEIEHYGTVLNANRSYMLERSHPPLLARGALGLFEYNEDRDWLRSLLPALERYYFYWTVPPHLNASTGLSRYYTRGTTPAPEVVNSERDEHGRTHYERVRDYYRHYPVEAYDLSLFYNRNSDSLTELFYQGDRAMRESGFDITNRFGPFSADIIHYVPVCLNVLLYQMERDIAEIHHLMGHWDSVEVWKKYANTRQKEIDRFLWDDEAGLYFDYNFRTETRGTYEFVTTFMPLWAGLASPEQAQRLVDNLPKFETKGGLLTSTHVSGNQWDAPFGWAPLQLFALKGLRRYGYHDEADRLTEKFINVVVSEFEKSGTLVEKYDVERCSADVSAEILFGYSSNEIGFGWTNGVVRELIHDWQQRSP, encoded by the coding sequence ATGCCCCTCCCCCCCAACAGCCCCCGCCTACAACCCGTTCTCGCCTACATCCGCGACACCTGGAAAACCCTCACCCGGACCCAGGCCCACATCCTCGAAGCCGCCCAAGATACTAAAATCGATCGCCCCCCCGGTTCTCCCTGGATTGTCTACATTTCCCCCCAAGAAGATCTCGATGTCGTCCAAACCGAATTAAAAGAGATTCTGCCCCCCTCCGAACTCACCCAGATTGAACTGCGGATTCTGCCGCCGGAGATGGATCAGATTGAGGACCATGGCCTGTTATATCTACCCAAGTCCTACGTCGTTCCCGGTGGCCGCTTCAACGAACTCTACGGCTGGGATAGTTACTTCATCGCCCTGGGCCTATTGCGAGATGGAGAACTCGAACTGGCCCAGAACGCCGTTGATTTGCTAGTGTACGAAATTGAACATTATGGAACCGTCTTAAACGCCAACCGGTCCTATATGTTGGAGAGGTCTCATCCTCCCTTACTCGCCCGTGGGGCCCTAGGACTGTTTGAATACAACGAAGATCGCGATTGGCTGCGATCGCTCCTGCCGGCCCTAGAACGCTATTATTTCTACTGGACCGTCCCCCCCCACCTCAACGCCTCCACCGGACTCTCTCGCTATTACACCCGAGGCACCACCCCTGCCCCAGAAGTCGTCAACTCCGAACGGGACGAACATGGACGAACCCACTACGAACGAGTGCGAGACTACTATCGCCACTATCCCGTTGAAGCCTACGACCTGAGTTTGTTCTATAACCGCAACAGTGATAGTCTCACCGAACTGTTTTATCAGGGCGATCGCGCCATGCGAGAATCCGGCTTTGACATCACCAACCGTTTTGGTCCCTTTAGTGCCGATATCATCCATTACGTCCCCGTCTGTCTCAACGTCCTCCTCTATCAAATGGAACGAGACATCGCCGAAATCCACCATCTCATGGGACATTGGGACTCCGTAGAAGTCTGGAAAAAATACGCCAACACCCGACAAAAAGAAATCGACCGTTTCCTCTGGGACGACGAAGCCGGGTTATATTTCGACTACAACTTCCGCACCGAAACCCGAGGAACCTACGAATTTGTCACCACCTTTATGCCCCTCTGGGCCGGACTCGCCTCCCCCGAACAAGCCCAACGCCTAGTCGACAATCTCCCCAAATTCGAGACCAAAGGCGGACTTCTCACCAGTACCCATGTCTCCGGGAATCAATGGGATGCCCCCTTCGGCTGGGCCCCCCTACAACTGTTTGCCCTCAAGGGCTTACGTCGCTACGGCTACCACGACGAAGCCGACCGTCTCACGGAGAAATTCATCAACGTGGTGGTCTCAGAATTTGAGAAAAGCGGCACCCTCGTGGAAAAATACGATGTCGAGCGATGTTCAGCCGACGTCTCCGCCGAAATCCTCTTCGGCTACAGTTCCAACGAAATCGGCTTCGGCTGGACCAACGGCGTCGTCCGCGAACTCATCCACGACTGGCAGCAGCGATCGCCCTAA
- a CDS encoding YggS family pyridoxal phosphate-dependent enzyme produces the protein MSFEELSIADRVAKIRPTLPESVRLIAVSKLKPASAIRQAYEAGIRDFGESRIQEAIAKQEELEDLEDITWHFIGHLQTNKAKLALERMQWIHSVDRLKLAREIQRLVEKGSPCPNLCLQVKFRPDANKSGWDWPDLEPDLPQLDDLSALKVQGLMTILPFGLPSEESRVIFREARQGCDRLQEQSWKHLHFSQLSMGMSDDYPLAVEAGSTMVRLGRILFGDRPQ, from the coding sequence ATGTCGTTTGAGGAGTTATCGATTGCCGATCGCGTTGCTAAAATTCGTCCGACGCTTCCCGAGTCGGTGCGCTTGATTGCGGTGTCTAAACTGAAACCCGCTAGTGCGATTCGTCAGGCCTATGAGGCGGGAATCCGGGATTTTGGGGAAAGTCGCATCCAAGAGGCGATCGCCAAACAAGAGGAACTTGAGGATTTAGAGGATATTACCTGGCATTTCATCGGCCATCTGCAAACCAATAAGGCAAAGCTGGCTTTGGAGCGAATGCAATGGATTCATTCAGTTGATCGCCTGAAACTGGCCCGCGAAATCCAGCGTCTGGTGGAAAAAGGTAGTCCCTGCCCCAATCTCTGTCTACAGGTCAAATTTCGCCCCGATGCCAATAAATCGGGCTGGGATTGGCCGGATTTAGAGCCAGATTTACCTCAACTCGATGACCTCTCGGCCCTGAAGGTTCAGGGACTGATGACGATTCTGCCCTTTGGCTTGCCCTCGGAGGAAAGTCGGGTCATTTTTCGAGAGGCCCGTCAGGGGTGCGATCGCCTACAAGAGCAGTCCTGGAAGCATTTACACTTCTCGCAACTATCTATGGGGATGTCCGACGATTATCCCTTAGCAGTGGAAGCGGGAAGTACCATGGTGCGTTTAGGGCGTATTCTCTTTGGCGATCGCCCCCAGTAA
- the proC gene encoding pyrroline-5-carboxylate reductase, translated as MSSSLAIIGGGMMAEAILSRILAQQVYRPEEVWVGEPNPQRREYLAQTYQVQVSDDNASIAAEAQTLLLAIKPQIFAAVSGQLPPGTLSPQTLVISILAGTPLSKLEAAFPGSPVVRVMPNTPATVGAGISALSPGQGVTEEGLAVARKLLSAVGEVVEVPERLMDAVTGLSGSGPGYVALMVEALSDGGVAAGLPRATAQQLAIATLRGTAQLLSETGLHPGELKDRVTSPGGTTIAGIAQLEAQGLRSALISAVQAAAERSKALGNG; from the coding sequence TTGTCTTCTTCCCTTGCGATTATCGGCGGTGGCATGATGGCAGAAGCCATCCTCTCCCGCATCTTAGCCCAACAGGTGTATCGTCCCGAAGAGGTTTGGGTGGGTGAGCCTAACCCTCAACGTCGGGAATATTTAGCACAAACCTATCAGGTGCAGGTCAGCGATGATAACGCCAGCATTGCGGCTGAGGCCCAGACGCTTCTTTTAGCCATCAAGCCGCAAATTTTTGCTGCCGTTTCTGGGCAACTTCCTCCCGGAACGCTCTCCCCCCAGACCTTAGTGATTTCCATTTTGGCAGGAACGCCCCTGTCTAAGTTAGAGGCGGCGTTTCCCGGTTCCCCTGTGGTGCGGGTGATGCCCAATACCCCCGCCACCGTCGGCGCGGGGATTTCTGCCTTGAGTCCAGGTCAAGGGGTGACGGAAGAAGGATTAGCGGTGGCTCGTAAGCTGCTGAGTGCTGTGGGAGAGGTCGTTGAGGTTCCGGAACGGCTCATGGATGCGGTCACAGGGTTGTCGGGGTCAGGGCCCGGCTATGTGGCGCTGATGGTTGAGGCGCTCAGTGATGGGGGTGTGGCGGCGGGATTGCCTCGGGCCACGGCCCAACAGTTGGCGATCGCCACCCTACGGGGAACGGCTCAACTCCTCAGCGAAACGGGATTACATCCAGGAGAACTCAAGGATCGCGTCACCAGTCCTGGAGGGACAACGATCGCCGGAATTGCTCAACTGGAGGCGCAAGGACTGCGATCGGCCCTGATTTCGGCAGTGCAAGCCGCCGCTGAGCGGTCTAAGGCCTTGGGAAACGGTTAA
- a CDS encoding DUF3539 family protein, with product MNTETYLNHPTFGLLFRVCPIGEDRELFTTLYAQRLFFIVTTGERGLLFEPLTRADARAVIENRLRQLRRTGLTQDHEKLQKIRKQMF from the coding sequence ATGAACACCGAAACTTATCTCAATCATCCCACCTTCGGCTTGCTATTTCGCGTCTGCCCCATTGGAGAAGATCGAGAACTATTCACAACGTTGTATGCTCAACGCCTATTTTTTATCGTAACCACCGGTGAGCGAGGTTTGCTCTTTGAGCCGCTCACCCGAGCTGATGCCAGAGCAGTCATTGAAAATCGTCTGCGCCAATTGCGCCGCACGGGACTGACTCAAGACCATGAAAAATTACAAAAGATTCGCAAACAGATGTTCTAG